The window GTTAGGGACTGCCACGACTATGATATAACTGATTTAGACCACTACTATGAGTTCTTTGGAGGTTTATCAAAATCCGTTGAAATTTTGAGAGGAGAGAAACCAGAAATGCTCATAGCAGATACTACAAAGGAAGTTGTGAAAGTTGAAAATATCAAAGATTCAATAGAGGGGGGAACGATAACAAGAACTTTAAATCCAAAATGGATTAATGAAATGCTTAAACATGAATTCCATGGAGCCCAGAAGATTGCTGAAAGAATTGAGAACCTTCTCGGGTTATCTGCAACAACCAATGCCGTTGAAAATTGGGTTTGGGATAGAGTTGCTGAGAGATTTGTGTTTGATGAGGAAATTTTTGAGAAGTTGAGGGAAAATAACATCTATGCAACCAAGGAAATCCTTGAAAGACTTATAGAAGCGGAGAGGAGGGGACATTGGAAAACAGGTGAGGAAATGATTGACAAAATAATCAAGAAATATCTTGAATTGGAAGGAATGTTGGAGGATGACCCCTGATATTATTTGG of the Methanotorris formicicus Mc-S-70 genome contains:
- a CDS encoding cobaltochelatase subunit CobN, which gives rise to MPKSWNTLELKVIHKTPWEKELEIIPLEELGRPRIDVVVTICGFFREMFPNVMELLDKAFRMVAELDEPEDMNFIKKHVKEMANYGDLAKARIFGPTATEYNTKVLQLVEDSAWNDENDLAETYISSMSYAYTKGYYSKEARGVFENLLKSVELVSQVRDCHDYDITDLDHYYEFFGGLSKSVEILRGEKPEMLIADTTKEVVKVENIKDSIEGGTITRTLNPKWINEMLKHEFHGAQKIAERIENLLGLSATTNAVENWVWDRVAERFVFDEEIFEKLRENNIYATKEILERLIEAERRGHWKTGEEMIDKIIKKYLELEGMLEDDP